The sequence below is a genomic window from Gouania willdenowi chromosome 12, fGouWil2.1, whole genome shotgun sequence.
atacagtatatatataaaatgaagaTCACTAATATCCATTAATttcagtaacatcacacatactaaagtgcaggaaaagtaaGAACTAATATCTGCTTTAACCAATGGGATGgtttttaggtaaatcaaactcccaacaaacttaaaataaattattagtaaaacaaataaaaaataaaataattgcagtctgcgattagaaaatcgcaaatgcaattaatcattcagccttagtgtgaatgcaccttgagaagtaaaaacccttctatgcatccatctacggGACTTTACTGTACATCTCATGATGCAATGCGTGAAAGTTTTCCGACAGTGTCCGTGTCGTTTACAGCGGAGATTAATAACtttcaagcggcaatttcacatttttacatgtttttttcaagcaaattacTTATAAGGCCTATGGATTTATCTGTTTAAAAAGGTATCGCCATCAGTAGCTTTGAGGCagaatcatttttttcaaacaggTCTTTTTATTCCTTGTCTAACCAGATCAGATGGGAGGTCTGTATTTGATCACTACATACTGTAGCAACAACTTCCACCCAATGCATAAAGCCTCCTCTTCATGCATTCATCTTCTTACCCGTTTGTAACTGTTTACGGTTATGGCGTTTTGCTGGTGTCTATCTCCAGCTGTCAACGAGCACCAGGCGGGGGGAACATCCAGAAGAGGACACAAAACCTAGACAGATGGAAATGTGACAGAAAATTCCCATCTACACCTAAAAATGATAGTATCATTGATAAATTagctaaattaaaaagaaagtgtctatttgtatggttgccgtacgaacaacccccggtgctattggtacggttaccgaagtacacgtacggaGCGTCTTAGGttaagggttaggttataacccaacaTCGCAATCATTTTTAGTGTTAGGTTTAggcttagtcacgtgacctaaactgaccaatgactgacctatcacgtgacctaaactggccaaattggggcgctgcgtacagatcgaatgtcgatatattgatacgccaactgtacggatagccacagTGTTGCCAATCATTGATTAGCCACTTGCTAACTGCTACTAACACTATCATGGCTGACGTTATGCCAACAACAAGTTACATTTACTCTTttgaactgaaaaaaaaaatcacagtccAAATTCATGGATCTTTCATACTTGgtgagtgtttttctgttgtaaaATGGCACCAAAATAGAGAGTATTAATAAAAGTAGAGCGAACAGTGAAGCGTCCAGCACTAATATTCAGTACTTTACCACTTCCTGTCGACCTTGtctgtgattttaaatgaacacaGCCCCAACCACCAAAGCTGTTTAAGGTTTTAGGCCCGTTCAGTATCTGCACATAGCTCGTCTGCATTGCTCTGGGAATGATTCATCCAGCCTCGCACCGGAGGCTCATTGTGAACTTCAGAACACATCAGACGTCAGACACAGGGGCCGTCAGCTCTCATAATGTCAGACCACAGCGTGCACGGGAACCGGATCCATCCTCCTCTTACAGAGTCCATTTCTCTTGTCACTCTAACACCTACAGTAACTCACTCAAGAATTCAGGATTGGCAAAACTTGTTTCCCATGCATGTTACACCATTATGCCATAATTATGTAATAGATTTTTGGGTAGGCTTATGAACATAGTTGTTTCGGGGTTTTGGCATTACTCAAAAGTCATGAATCCTTCAACCATTGTGCAATTAAGGAAAAAGAAGCAAATTGAGTTGATGTTTCATCCGCTGCCGATTCAAGGATCTGTGCGATGCAGAAGGAAGGAGATTGgcataattaatattaattattacgTTATCTTCttgataataaaaagaaaaatgtaattatttcatCAAGAGGGACAATATtcttctccagaatatttttttctgagcattttctgtgcacatatttacgtcatcaacatctgtgttaaaaaaaaaaaaaaaaaatgtgcacaaagAAAGAGGACTTGCGTCATCTATTTCATGTGCAGACTAGAGACGTCACAGTTCTCCTTCTTTTCTTTTGGATCAATTTGGCTCAAGTTGTCTGACACCCTTCAGAATATATACTGGGATATTTATGGCTTATTTCCCTGCATGTTGGTCTGTGACTCATTCGCCCCGTGTCCTTGTTAAGCCTTGCACTGATTGTCTCCTTCAGTCGCATTGGTCTCCATAAACATTGAGCATATTCGTGCATGTTTGACACTTATGCTCAGTTGTTCGTCTGAAGAAAAAGGGTTTAAACAACAAATTAGGTTTTTCTACCTCCTGCTTTTCGGAGGCGCCGGCACAAAAATACCCAGCGTGTCTAAAAATAGCTTGATACACTGTAGACATGCTGGAGGCATATGGTGAGGTGAATACATTGAGGTTGCTCTATTTTATCTTTTATCTTCACTCATATACATCATTTTCCTCATCCTTTCCTGGGTGTCCTGAAGgtcaagataaaaaaaaatgggattgATGTGGATGCAAGGATAGATGGAGGAGTAGATGTATAGAGTGGCAGCATGTGCAGGAAAACTAATGGAGAAGGTGAGTGGTTAATCTGTGTTAGAGGACCTTTCCTCACATTGTCTCAGAGCTGTCAGTGTGGTGTGATTTGACAAGCGTTTCCTCTTATATAACAATTATCAGGTCTGCCAGCAAATCCAATGATTTTTATCCCCTCTGATTCATCCAATTTCAGCCTTTCTTCACTTTCCTTCCCCTGCTACATCGATGTGACACATTGTAGAATTTTCTCCATCCTCCCTTTTAGTTCAAGTTCAAAGCCAGTGGCAGAAATGATGCTTGCTCCCTCTGCTGGGTAAAAACCACATTACTCACAGATGTAAagatgaaaggaaaaaaatgaggATTTCATCAGTCAGAATGTAACCACTTCAAAAGGAAACCAGTAGAGCATTTGCAGCGTTTCTTTGAgtgattgtaaaaaaaaaggtcattcAAGGTCACATGAGCTTTCACCATCAACATTTTGACGCTCACGCTCTGTCTCATTTATCATATGGTATATCAATATGATGGACATTGTATGATTAAGAAATGGAGGTGGGATTATATCATTGAATTACAACAGTAGTCAtgtcaaagcgctatcaaaatatacaaatcatgagaaaaaaaaaccttccttTTGAGCagacatattaataaaatcataagtGCATATGGATCTTATCTACTATTTTGAACATCTCTGATTGTTTTTCGCTGTTGGATTTTACTTGTACACAAGATTTGtactgtattgtatttttttttcttgtctctgcttaaaaaaacaaaacgaatgaatgaatgaatgaatgaatgattaatgaTATGAAACTTGCATAATATACATTCAGTTATATGTAATGAGGACCAgggttttagtttttgtcagtTTCTGTACGTTTGTTGTTTTGGTGGCATGTTTATGAAATGTGAGTgagttgttttagtttttttcttcctttttttccaaGACAAAACAACCTtacctaaaacaaaaaaaaacaagtacgcCCGCCTCCAATCTCTCATAATCAGGTCTTGGTGGTctatttttagctttttaaGAACAACTTCAGCTGGGATTGTATACAGATCTTggtgttacataatgaaaaggGAATTGTTTATATGGTACAAAGTACATTAAACATGACGGTGCGGTCAAATGGATTACAGTAAAAATCATGACCTGGTGACATTCGGTTTTCACACATTCCCTATATACGGCGCACTCTCACACAAATGTTAATGTGTGCATCCAACTCGCCTTCACTTACAGAAATGTGTGCAGACACTGGTAAACTGCATCAGAAATGATTCATGTCTATGTTCTAACTGGAATTAATTGATTTTGAGGGCTCTAAAATTGACTAAAACCCAtaaaaaacatttcacaaaAGCCGTAAATTCAGCGCTTTCAGATTAAAAACACGAAAAGGTCCAAGGCCATTGCAGTCAcggttgaaaaaaacaaaaacttcatTCATTTTTGCCACAAAAGATGGAGTTTGGTCAcacttttcctttcttttctgaAATTGCATCATCAGCTGTGCGGGCGTTATGTAGTACACTGCTgcatggattttttttgtctcactGGAAACCCTTAAGACTGATTGAAGCTTTGGCCTGGATTGAAAGGAGTTATTTCTGGAGCATATTAGAGCACAAGGAGGTAATTGTCTCGTCTTGAGCTGGTTATCAAAAGGATTGGAATGAAAGGAGGAAAAAGATGAAAGCAGCGTTAGACTGAACACTCTGAACCATTGCTATTGTACGTTTAAAAAAGTACAGGGACTGACAAAAACctctttgttattattattattattatcatcaacaTCTTCTGTACGGCTTGTGTTTATGTGAGTGGCCAGCGCTGGACCACTGAAGTATTTTCCACACAGGCTGAAATCTGATGCCATCATCGCTCCCAATGAAAGCACACTGTGGAAGTAATGGACACCAGATACATACAGGAGAAAGATTTCAACTATAcatgcattcatttttaatccGCTGGGGCTGGAGGTGCAGACGTGTGCCATTTAACAGCCTGCAGCTTCACATGAGTACTGTATGTACAGTGCTCCCCGTGCTTAACTGACCAACCAAATCTCAGCAGTTTTCCATGTTTTGGAGTAAAATCCTGCTTTTAcatgaattagaaaaaaaaaaacacacttattCTCCAAGTGATACAGTTTTTGGTCATTCTTTATTATCTAAATGTGGCAAATGCTTTATCACACCACCATCTTTATAAGAGTGTGTTCGGAATAGGATCTTTAAATATTCTTGTGAAATATAGCAATTTAAACCAAGTTAGATTGCAAATGAGATGGAGGCTCTACTGTACATCacatgggtgtcaaactcattttagttcaggggccaaatacagagcagtttgatctaaagtgggccacagattttaattATGCAggaaacgagtaatttcaacattgctgtgccctagtttacacttatACGCATACATAAAAGACGAAATATCTCAGAAACCGAccatagatatcagtcccaggatcttcactttaaatgtccttgattttgtgatgaACTTCCTTTTATTTAAGGCacatattatgtcataatttgagaaagattttcagtttaacattaaaaatgactccaatcgTGTGATaaaagcactgggaaaactgtgagctccAGCAAATATtgctgagtttcatttacacagtgattcacgttttctctgtcatttttactttctcctgcgagcCAAATTTGATGCACCAAAGGGCCCCcggaccatgagtttgacatcttGTGCTTTATATTCAGTTTTTTCCTGACCTTTTGAGGCAATGCCCTGTTTATGTCTCTGTTAAGATTTGGGCAACATTTCATTAACTCTGGATTTTTTGGGTTTTGTGCTAAAAGGTTAAAGCAGAGGTGCTATAATTAGATTAAAGTCCACTCCACGTTAAAGGTTTGATCCTCCTTACCTGTCCAAAGACAGACTTCACTATGGGATGCAGGCTGGAGTCACACTCAGAAGAAGCTGCGCTCTGTCTCTTGGACGCACGGCTGGAGGCGCGTTTGGCGGGTTTGATGATGGGTGGGCTGGTCCCAGGCTGGTCCGAGCTGAGGCTGGAGGTCGATGACCCCGTAGTGGCCCGCTCACCGGTCTCGAAGAAAAAAGCCGCTGCGTCCAGGTTTTTCGGGTAGGACGGGGTTGGAGAAGTTCTTCTGTCGGGTCGGTGTGACGGAGGCGGCTCGCTCACACAGGAGTCCGGGTGTTGATGGGTGGGTTTGGGTTTGGGCTGATGCCTGCTCCCCCTGTGCCCAGCAGCACCGTTCTGCTGCCGTTGGCTCTTCTGATGATCACCTGGATGTCTGGAGTCCGTGCGCCTGGGTTGGCACAGAGGTCTCCGCGCACTGGGCTCACAGTCCTCCCCGCCTCCAGCTGCGATGGGCTGATGTTGGCCGCGGTGGCTCCGGGGACCATGATCCGGACGCCTTTTCAGCAGAGAGGTGCTGGACTCGCTTTTAGGCAGAGACGAGCTCATGGTCCGTGGTCTGTCTGCCGACAGGCGcagtgaggatgaggatggaggACGAAGGTCGCGCGTAAAAGAAGAGGAGGGTCTTCGCCACGTGCAGGTGTGCACCCCTCCAGCACAGTCTTCAGTTCAGTCCACACATCCACACTGTGCAGCAGCATCACCTGACACCTGGCTGTCAGTCAcgtgatacacacacagaggaggaggagcgcAGTTTGAATGAGAGCAGCGCGCCAAAAGTTCATTAAAACCCGCGTCACGTCACTCaggatggaatgaatgagtggcCTGATTATCTTTGCTCTATTTttgatcatatatatatatatatatatatatatatatgaatattggattttaacACCTTTTtctttgactgttttttttttttttgattgaagcaaATGTCCAACATGgcccaaaatacaaaaaaaaaaaagatgacttaTCTCAAAACATATAGtttcaatcaaataataatacttCAAAGAAAAGAAGTGCTCAAATGCAATTTTCTAGGTATCAAATATTCATTCTTCAAGCtattttttgatttaatttatttttttcttttggttggAAAGGTGTTTTTGTTGAAAAGATGATGTTTGATTGAAAATACCCTTTTTGATTGAAGCAACTGTTCCTTTGATTGAACTATAAAGTCACAAATGTAAATCCATAGATCACACAGAATGTTCCTTTGATAAATTTATGAGGAGTGCACCTAAAAGTGTCGGATTGCAACACAGgttctttctcataatttccCATCGATTCACATTTTGAGGGGAACAGCTGAGCGGCTGCCATATTAGGTCAGTCAGGTTTACACAGGGAGAAAATGTGGATAGTTGAACTGGGATGTGATGGTTAAAGGAGCCAAGCAGTCAAATAATGGAGATTTGTGGAGATGCTTTGAAGGATGgagtatttaaaacaaatgctGTTTGTTATATGATGCTACATCTCAATTCTGAAggaatgtgcacacaccaaaaCCTCTGAGTGGAATTTGCATCTGTGAGTTTCCTGAAGGCCATTTAAAACTTTggtagtgtattttttttttttgatgaatttCCTGCAAACCAAGAACAATCAGGGGATGCATCGTAGGTTTTTCACCTGTGAAATTATAGGTTAATAAAGTTCCAACGGAATAATGCTGAAAACTACAGCCTCGTGCCAATCCTGAATTCATCCTCATCCCATTTGCACACCCGGGTCACAGAAATCCTCACAGCAGATTTCCACAGATGCAGTGCAGAAGTAAGTCATGATGTAGATATATATGCAGCCAATTAGGCATTCAACCTCTCACGAACAGTGTTTCAGTGCAAAGCAGAGAAACGAGCAGCTTTTGCCCTGTTCTCTCAGGGGGATTTTTGTTCTCTGACATCTGTGTCTCTGTCTTTTTCTGCTCCAGGGAGAGACAAACTACCTCATCTTTTCTCTGCTCTTCACCAACGGGCTACTTTAACTTCCCCTTTTTCCTCTTTGTGCCTGATACTAAACTCCATCACTCTGCACAGTTATtatcatgtgttttattgtctcACTCATCATTCttccttcttttcttctttgtttgagTCTATTTGTCTAGAAATGATGAtctataccaggggtctgcaacctttactctcaaaggagccattttgtctaatctcacttggattaaagtccttct
It includes:
- the cabp1b gene encoding calcium-binding protein 1b isoform X2, with amino-acid sequence MSSSLPKSESSTSLLKRRPDHGPRSHRGQHQPIAAGGGEDCEPSARRPLCQPRRTDSRHPGDHQKSQRQQNGAAGHRGSRHQPKPKPTHQHPDSCVSEPPPSHRPDRRTSPTPSYPKNLDAAAFFFETGERATTGSSTSSLSSDQPGTSPPIIKPAKRASSRASKRQSAASSECDSSLHPIVKSVFGQDRELRPEEMDELREAFKEFDKDKDGFIGCKDLGNCMRTMGYMPTEMELIELSQQINMNLGGHVDFEDFVELMGPKLLAETADMIGVKELRDAFKEFDTNGDGQISTAELREAMKKLLGQQVGHRDLEDILRDIDLNGDGHVDFEEFVRMMSR